CGTTTCCAGTTAAAGGCTCCCATAAAGGGCGTATCGGCGCTTGTATCATCAATATCGGCTCCATAGCTTTTAAACAGTTCGGCGGCTTCCACGTCGTTATTCCAGGCAATGGCGTACATGCAATGTTCAGGGTCGGCGCCGTTTGCAAGTAGGTGTTTGTACAGCAGCTCATTGCGTCCTTTAGCATAAGCATGCCAAAGCGGCGTGGCCGGGAAAAAACCGCATTCGTCCTTTATCCGGTGAATGCTGTTGATGTTCATCCCCTTCTCTAACAAAAACTTCAGCAACTGTAAACTATCCGCTGCTTTTCCGGGGCGACGGGATATTTCAACTCCGCATAAATAATGCAGGGCGTTTTTGCCGTTGTCTTCGGCCCAGGTTAGCCATTTTGGATCTTTTTCTATCATTGCCTTAACAGCATCAACATTAAAATCCTTTATATGCTGTATAAATCTGATCATAACAAAAACTCAAAATCTATTTATCCAATACCGAAAGCCACACCTTAATGGCGTTACGCAAAACTTCTTCCTTTTCCTTCACCTCGTCCATGCTACGAAAAAATGCCAGTCGCCTGCCATCCGCATAATCTCCGGTTAAAAATCCTGTTGTATCGTTAATCAAATCGCCGCGCCAAAACACCAGCCTGATGCAATCTTTCTGAAACAGGTTGGATACAATTACATAACGCTTGTACTCTTTGGGGTTAAAAGGCTTCATCTCCCCCGTATACAAAAAGCTGGGCGCATTCCATTTAATGTGCTCGCCCAGTTCGGGATCAACGCTGAGGATGATTTGCCTTAAGGCTTCCAGTACATTTTTAAGCGGATGATCCAGCTTTTGCATATAGGCATCAACGCCGGGGGTATCGGCTAAGGGCTGCTCTGCTTTTTTGGTTTTCATCTGGGGCAGGTAATTGATTAATTAACGCTATCTAATTTAAACAATATAATACAACAACAACCATAATTAGTACAATTAGAATAGCCTGCAAAGCCATAATTTTGGTACATACTATAAAAAAAACACCATTATGGAACAGAAACTTCCCCTCCCTCCTTTTACACGGGAAACTGCTATACAAAAAGTTCAGCTGGCCGAAGATGCCTGGAACAGCCAGGACCCGGCCCGCGTATCCTTAGCCTACACCATCGATACCGAATGGCGCAACCGCTCGGAATTTATTAACGGGCGCCAACAGGTGGTTGAATTTTTAACCCGCAAGTGGCAAAAAGAATTCAGCTATAAGCTAAAAAAAGAGCTTTGGGCCTTTACCGATAACCGCATTGCCGTGCGTTTTGAGTACGAATACCACAATGCCGATGGCGAATGGTTCCGTGCCTATGGTAATGAAAACTGGGAGTTTGATGAAAACGGACTGATGCAAAAACGCTATGCCAGCATCAATGATTTGCCTATTACCGAACAAGACAGGCGGCTGTAATTTAAATTACAGCAACCTGTTGTTTGTAGCATTTTTGCCAAAACGGTAACTTAAGGTCACCTCGTGTGCGGCACTATATGAATTGCTCAGGCCTGATGAGGCGTTGAACTGATAGCTATACCCTATTTTAATGGTCGAGGTATTGATGCTCAAGATCCCGGCCACCTGTTTGTTGGTGCTGTAATTAGCCCCTATCCCCAAAGTTTCCTTCAGATACAAAGTGCCCGAAACATTTACCAATGCATCCTGCCCGCGGGTAAGCCCAACCAGGGCGGCGGGCTTAAATTGCACATCATCGCCAACAGTGGCTAAATACGCGCCCGACAAGTAGTAGTGATTACGAAAATTACTGCCTGTTTGCACCGACGCCGTGCCAAGGCTGCGCAAGGTAAGTTCGGGAGCTGATATGCCCAGGTAATAATCTTTGGTAAAGTAAATGACCCCGAAACCGATATTTGGTCTGGTTTCTCTTACATCATTCCTGAATTGCGGATCGTTATCATCTAATTGCGAATAGTTGGCCCGGTAATTTTTAAAGCCGCCGTTAAGCGATACGCCCAAAAAGTCGGTTTCGGTTAGCTGAATGGCTTTGGCAAAATACGCGTTGGCCTGAAACTGGTGCTCTACAGCTATCTCGTCGTTCTGAACAATAAAACCCGCCGAACCGTTTATCGATTCGATGGGCAGATTACCGTTGATGGCATAGGTGGCGGGGGCACCGTTAATACCTATTAATTGTTTACGTACCAGTGTACTTATCGAACCTGTATTATCCACTAACGAATAAGCCGGGTTTAACAAGGTTAGGTTGTTCATGTACTGTGTGTACCGGGTAGGCTGCTGTGCGTTTGCCCTTATGGTGAATAAGGTCAGCACGCACAGCAGCGCGAAGCTTAGTTTAGGCATTAGTATTTTAGTATGATATATCCTGTTTTGCGCTTAGTTTCTTTACCATCCTGGTATTCCAGCACGTAGAAGTAAGTACCCGGTTTTTGCAGCGTACCATTCTGTGCGTGCCCGTCAAATACCCGTGTACTATTATCGTAATTTTTTATCTCATTTACAGCAAGTCCGGTGCTATTTATTATCGATAATTTATTTTCAGGATAACTGTTAATTCCATCAATGGTAAGCACATCATTAATACCATCCCCGTTAGGTGATACGGCCGAATGTACTGTTAAAGCAGCAGCCTCATTAGTCGCATCAAAATTGTTTCGCGCTACAAATGATGAGCCGCCCGCATCCCTTGTTATGTTTACGGTGTATGTTTTGGTTGTTACGCCATCCTCGGCAGTTACAGCTATGGTTACCGTATTAATGCCAACGGCCAACGCTATAGCATCTGATAGCACGCCGCTGTTAACAGGGCTACCATTTACAGTTATAGTTGCCCCTGCGTTAATGGCAACGGGTGTTACCTTAACACTCGAAACCGAATTAGCTACCGTTGCGGTTGAAACAGCCGCTGTTGTAGTATTGCTTACCGTGGTAAGACTTAATGCCGGTGTAAACTTAAACGATGCCAAACCTGCGTTATTTGATCCGTTGCGGCTTATCTCTAAAATAAAGATCCGTACCGTAACTCCATCCTGTGCTGTTACCTCGGTTGTAACTGTAGTAACGCCGGTGGCATTCAGCGCAATCGGATCTGAGGCTACGCCGTTCAACACAGGCACACCGTTCATTTTAATAGTTACATTAGGGTCGCGGCCGGTAGCGGTTAGCCTTAAACTGCTAACATCCGCCCCAACCGATGTTACCAACCTGGTTTGATTACCCGCAATGCCGGTAGAAACAAGCACCGAATTAACATCGGTTTTTAAACCCACCAAAGCATCGTTCGATCCATTTTTCTTTATAGCGATATTATACGTTTTAGTTGTTAAACCGTCTTCGGCTGTAACTATTGCTGTAACAATCGTTTCGCCGGATGCATTAAGAGCAATCGAGGCCGATTCGGTGTTATTGGCCACCGCCAACCCGTTAATCATTGTAGTGGCAAACGCGTTTTGAGTGGTAGGTATAACCTTTACACTATTTACTGCATTATCTACAGACACACTGTAGTTGTAAACCGAACCGGATGATGATGTAACTACCGGCACGCCCGCAACATTAAGCCTGAAAGAAGCGCTGGCGTTATTTGAACCCGTTTTGCTTACAATAACTGTGTTGGTTTTGGTAGTAATGCCATCGGCAGCGGTAATTACAACACCTATACTGGTAGTACCCGTTGCATTAAGGGCTATGGGTGCCGATGCCGAGCCGCTATTTACTACACTGCCATTCACTTTTATGGAAGTGCCTGTTACGGCTGCGGTAGGCGTTATAGTTACGCTGCTTACATCGGCAGATACAGATGTAGTATAAGTGATAACATTGGCCGTTGTGCCGGTTTTTATTAGCACTGATGAGGGGTCGAGTTTAAGTGTCAGGGTGGTGTTCTGAGCATCGCTCCGCACAAACGAGTAAATATATAATTTGCCCGATACACCATCCTGCGCCGCCACATACACATTTACCGGTGTAGGGCGGTCACTGAACAGATTGATAGGGTCAGAAACCGCACCGCTGGCCTGTGGTAGACCATTTACGTATAACGTAGCGTTCGGATCTTGTAGCGTGGGCTGCAGCGTAATACTGCTAACCGTACTGCCAACGGTTACGGTGTACCTGGCCAGTTCGGCATCATTACTGGTTACCACCGTGGTTGACGGTGCGCTGAATTTAATACCCGCCAGGTTAACATTGTTTGATCCGTTACGGCTTACATTAATAACATAATTACGCACAGTTACACCATCCTGCGCGGTAGCTACCACGGTAACAGGCGTAACTCCGCTCGCGTTTAGCGGTATTGGTGCCGATTGGGTTTGGTTAGCAACAGGTACATCATTTATTTTGACAGATACATTGGCATCGCGACCCTTAGGGGTTATGCGTACGCTGGTAGTACCGGCGGCCACAGATGTATTATAAGTAGTTTGATTACCCACAACGCCTGCCGATACTAAAATTGAGCTTGGATCCATTGTTAAACCCACTAAAGCATCGTTCGATCCTGTTTTATTAACAGTAATATTATAGGTTTTGGTGGTTACACCATCGGGCGCTGTTACTACCGTGCTTATCACAGTTGTGGCATCCGTTAATGATATAGGCGCTGAAGCAGCCCCGCTCGGTGTAGTCACACCATTTATTTTAATGGTTGAAAGCGCATATTTGGCTGTCGCGATTAGTGAAATACTGCCCGCAGCAGGATCTACCGAAGTGGTGTAATTTACAACAGTACCTGATACCGATGTGCTTACTAATAATGATACCGGACTGGTAGTAAGTGAAGCCAGGCTTGCATCGTTTACTTTTTCGGCGCGATGTACGGTTACCGTATACGTTTTGCTAACCGATGGATTTTCGGCACGTACCTTGACTTTTATCACATTATCGCCCTCAATCAAATTAACCGGACTTTCGGCGCCGCCTTCAACCGGTGTGCCATTCACATTTAAGCTTACCATGCCATGCGGATCGCTCAATACGGCAGCAACCGTAACCGAAGCAGTGCTGTAAGGTACCGATAAAGCATAAGTGGTAACATTAGGGTCAAAACCGGGTACAGCATTGCCACCAATTGACAAAGCAGTAAGATTAGCATCAACCGCCCTGTTTTTATTAACCAGCACCAGGTAGCTGTTGGTGCTTGTTCCGTCTTCGGCAGTAACATTTACCTGTATATAGTTGGTACCGCCATACAGGCTATACGTTTTGGCCGAGCCTGAAGTAGCAACATCGCCATTAATAGTTAGGGTAGCATGCGCCTCATTAACAGTTGGGGTAATGGTAACAGAATTTGCATCGCCTGCATCGGCTTCATAAAAAGTAGTAGCACTGTCAAAAGCCGGGCTCAGGCTTAAACCGGCCAAAGTGATATTTGAAAGCGAGGCATCATGCGATACCGGTAATATGGTAAGCACGCCATCTACATAATTGGCCGTATAGTTTGGCGAGGCAACATATCCCGCATAAATAGAATAAGTGCCTGCCGGCGAATTTGTACCGGCAGTTGTAGTGGCCTGTGCCTGGCTAACCAGATCGGCAGGGCCTTCTCCGTTTTTAAAGCCGCTGTAAGTAAAGGTGAATACCGGGTTGGCCTCCCCTTGTTTTTTGGTTTTATTATCAACAGTTACCGTAAGTGGTGCCTGGTTAATGGCAAGTACCGAAGGGGTTACTGATAAGGTATAGTCAGGATTATCGATGGCTAATGTACCTCTGGTGATTGCGTAGTTCTGAACTCCTGTTTCGCCTGCTGCACGTGTAAGCGCACCGGTAAAATGATCGCCCGGCAATAATGAACCGCTGACGATGGTATAGGTGAAATCAGGATCAGGATCGCCATAATATTTAGACGCCGAATTGATATTTACCGTAACATTACGTTTAGCAATAACAAAATCATTTTCATTAAAGGTGATATCATAATAAGCACCCGCCGTTAAGGTTCCTTTTTGAATAACGTACGAGCCGGTGCTTTCGCCCGCCTGCCTGCTTAGCGAACCCGAAAACGCATCGCCGGTTACTAATGATCCTGTTAAGGTATAAGTTAAAGCAGGATCGGCATCGCCATACTGTTTATTAATCAGGTTTGCGTTTACGGTGATACTGCGCTTACCGATAGTTAAATCGGCACTGGTGTAGCTGATGGTATAATTATTACTTAAAGCAAGCGAACCCTGGTTAATGGCATAGTTGCCCGGAATTTCGCCCGGGCTACGGGTTAATGAACCGCTAAAGCTATCGCTGCCTACCAGGGCATCGGCTGTATAGGTAAATGCAGGGTCGGCATCGCCATAAGCTTTGGTAGCCGCGTTGGCGGTTACGCTGATCACTTTTTTGGATATGGTAAAGGTTGAGCCGGTAAAATTAAGTGTGTAGTTACCGGCATTTAAAGCCAGTGTGCCCTGGCTTATGGCGTAGGTGCCTACGCTTTCGCCTGCTGCACGTGTTAGTGCGCCTGTAAACGTATCACCAAAGCTTAGCGCATCAGCAGTATAAGGCAAGGTTGGATCGGCATCTCCATAAACCTTACTTGCAAGGTTTGCTGTTACATTAATTGTTTTTTTGGTGATGGTTAAATTATCAGACACGAACGATATGGTATAATAATCGGCTGTTGAAACGCCTGTTGACGCATTTACAGGCCCTTTAGTGCCTAAGGTTAAGGCATAAGTGCCTACATCTTCGCCTGCGGCACGGCCAAAACTACCGGTCATCCCCTCACCCGGTGCAACCGAACCTACAACAAACTGATAAGGGAACGCAGGATCGGCACTGCCGTAAACCTTAGTAGCCGGCTGGGGTTTGAGGGTTATAGCCCGTTTGCTGATGGTTAAATATTCGGGGGTAAACGTGAGTGTATAGTTGTTACTCTGGTCGACACCCGTTGTGGAGTTTATCGGGTGCTTGGTACCCAAAGCTAAGGCATAAGTACCAGGAATTTCTCCTGCAGCCCGGGTAAACGAGCCGGACATACCATCGCTGCCGGCCAGCCCGCTTCCTGCTATATTATAAGGATAAGCTCCCGGATCGGCATCGCCATAAACTTTACTTGCAGGCACCGGCGCAATTGTAATTGGCCTTTTGTTGACAGTTAAATTGGCACCAACAAACGAAAGGGTATAATTAGCGCTTAAGGCAAGGCTGCCCTGTGTTATGGCATAAGTACCTGCATCGGTGCCCGCTGCCCGGCTAAGCGAACCGCTAAAAGTATCGCTGCCAACTAACGCGCCGGTAGTTATACCATAAGTTAATGAAGGATCGGCATCGCCGTAAGTTTTACTTGCAGCATTGGCGGTTACAGTAACGGCAGCTTTACTAACGGTAAGGCTTTGCGTAACATTGGCGGCAGCCAGGTTATTGGCATCACCGGCCTGCGAGGCGGTGATGTTTGCCGTACCCGCGCTTACAACATGAATTTGCCCGCCAACTATAGTGGCAACTGCGGTATTATCACTGCTGTAGCTAACTGTTAAGCTGCTGTTTACGGTAGCGCCCGGCGCAAAATCAGCATTGCCATAAGTTTTTGAAGGTAGCGCGGCAAAAGTTATAACCTGTGTAAATTTAGCCCTGTTTACGGTTAAAGTATAGGTTCTGGTAGTGATACCATCCTGCGCCAAACCAACAACTGTTATGGTATTATCACCAACATTCAGGCTGATGCTGCCTGATGCCGTACCTGATGTAACAGCGGTACCGTTAACTTTTATTGTGGCGTTGGCATTGTTCCTGGTAGGTGTTACGGTTATTGAAGTTGTGGCATTACTCACCGAAACGTTATAAGCCGTTGTACTGCCTGAAAACGATGGACTAAGGCTGCCCGAACTGGTTGTAAGTGCCGAAAGCGAAGCATCGTTAGATAAGGTAGTGAATGTTTGTACACTGCCATATGATGTGCCCGCCCCGCTTATAGCGTAAGCCCTAACATAGTAGGTGGTAACCGGGCTCAGGCCCGAAGTGTTTACTGTAAACGAACCTGTACCGGTACCGCCGGTTACCTTGCTATCGGCAGTTGTTGGTGTGGTATTGCTTGAACTGTATACCACCCCGCGCTCGGTTACGCTTACATCGCTGCGGGTAATGTTGCCGCCTAAAGTAACCGTTGTTGATGATATGTTGCTTGCTGCTGTTGTGCTGAGTATAGCGCGGGCAGGTACCCAAATACCGGTTATCAAACTGCTTGTTACCCCAAATACTGTTTTTACTTTAGTTGTTGTACCATCGGCAAGACTAACTGAGTAAATAGCTTTTTCAGATGAACTGTTATCAATTAAAAATGCGCGGTTATTACCGGCATCTAAAGCCAGCTGATATTGTACGCTTGGGATTACCGATGCTTTAACGGTAGTTTGCCCGGTACCGTCCGAATGCATTTTATACAAAGCATCGTTAGCAGTGGCCGTAGTACCGGCGGCATTATCTGATGTTAAAAAATAAATATAATCGGTAGCAGCGTCATATTCGCAATCAACACCTACCATCGGTGCCGGAACAGTAGCTGTAGGCAATGTGGCGGTTAAACTTGCAGTATTGCCCGAAAGCGTAAGCACTTTAAATGAGTGATCAGAAAAAAGATTTTGGTAAACAAACACCCGGTTATGAGCTATATCAAGGGCCAGGAACGATGGATTGGTACAAAAACCGGTTATTAAAGTTGTTGAACCGGTACCATCGGGCTTAACCCTGATCAGCGCATCATTGGTGGTTGAAGCAGAAGTTGGTGTAGCATCCTGAACTACATAATAAATATAATCGTTAATAGGGTCGTATTTAATGGATTGGATCCGGCCTGTAAGTGCCAGCGGAATAGTTGTTATAACAGCACCCGAAGTAAGGTTAACTACTTTTATAGCCAGGTTGGTTGGCGGGCTGGATGAAAAAGCCTCATAGACAAAAGCCCTGTTGTTGGGCAAATCTACCTGCAATAACGCCGGCGAATTGGTGAACCCCGAGCCAAGGGCTGTTGCAGATGCACCATCGTAGCCCATCCGGCTTATTCCGTCGGTGCCCGATGACGAGCCGCTGGTTGCATCGTTGGTTAAATAATAAACCTGCGCCTGGCTGCTCCCGGCCAATCCAAGCAACATCAGCATCAATACAAATGCCACCCCTAAACCGGGTAGTTTTGAAAAATGCTTTTTAAGTAGAAGTAAATGTTTTAACATAACAAAAGTAATAAGTAGTAGGGTTTATATTTTGTACAGCTTTCTCCGTTATAATTTACTCATGAATTGCTGCCCGGTTTTTAAACCATAAAAACCGGCATGCCGGGCAGGGATGCTGGTGTTGTTGATATTAAAAAAATTAACATTTAATGAAGCACCATTTACACAGGTTACATTAAAGGTTTTGTTCGTGATATCGATAGTGCCCGGCGCGGTGTTTGCCCTTGCAACCGGTACCTGTTCGGCATCAAGTATTTTTAGTTCGTGACCGTTAATCAGGCTGCTGGCCCCTCTGTTCCAGGGGGTGCAGGCTTTTATCAGGTTAATGATTTCACGGGCGGTCATTTGTTCCCAGTTTATCATAATATCGGCCAGTTGAGGTTTATTATAATAAACCGCCCTGGTTTCGTCTTGCGCTACCTGGTTCAGCGGCCGGTTATGGCTAATGTATTCCAGCACATCCAATACGCCGCGCACCTGTAAATCGCTAAAAACATCATTTACATAGCTGTAATTGCAATGCTCTTCATTTTTAATGTGATGTTCCCATACAACTGCCCCGCTGTCAAATTTATCGCTGAGCCTGTGGATGGTAAGGCTCAGGTTAGGCTCGCCCTTTTTTAACTGCCAGAAAACCGGTGATGGCCCCCTGAATACCGGCAGTTTGCCAAAATGGATATTATATACACCATACTTCACATCCTCCAGCCTGGCTACACTCACCTTGTGGCTGTATCCCGAAAAAAACAGGATGTCGGGATTAAGCATTTGCTGCCAGGCATAAAGTTCTTCTTTATCATGTTCGGTATAAACCGATATATTTCTCGCTTTGCAAAACCCGATGATCTCATTAATATTCAGATCGGGGTTCTCGGATTTGCCGAGATAGAGCATAACCCCTGCTTTATTATAATTACTTAAATAAGAAAGCAGGGGTATGCAGATTTTTGAATTTGATACAATGCCTATTTTCATTGTCAATTTCAATGGTTTAGGGTTGAAAAAGATTACGGACGCGGTGGCCAGATACCGGTAAGCGCTATGATAAAGGTTACAGCCAGCACCGGCGATTGTATTGAAAACGGCTGCCCGCC
The sequence above is a segment of the Mucilaginibacter celer genome. Coding sequences within it:
- a CDS encoding ankyrin repeat domain-containing protein, which encodes MIRFIQHIKDFNVDAVKAMIEKDPKWLTWAEDNGKNALHYLCGVEISRRPGKAADSLQLLKFLLEKGMNINSIHRIKDECGFFPATPLWHAYAKGRNELLYKHLLANGADPEHCMYAIAWNNDVEAAELFKSYGADIDDTSADTPFMGAFNWKRFEVAEWFLNNGADINFADKDGNTTLYHAVKRKYKLDQIKLLLRFGADFDKENNKGVSPKMLAQQNNQTGMLKLFAAKG
- a CDS encoding DUF1801 domain-containing protein, with product MKTKKAEQPLADTPGVDAYMQKLDHPLKNVLEALRQIILSVDPELGEHIKWNAPSFLYTGEMKPFNPKEYKRYVIVSNLFQKDCIRLVFWRGDLINDTTGFLTGDYADGRRLAFFRSMDEVKEKEEVLRNAIKVWLSVLDK
- a CDS encoding DUF1348 family protein, giving the protein MEQKLPLPPFTRETAIQKVQLAEDAWNSQDPARVSLAYTIDTEWRNRSEFINGRQQVVEFLTRKWQKEFSYKLKKELWAFTDNRIAVRFEYEYHNADGEWFRAYGNENWEFDENGLMQKRYASINDLPITEQDRRL
- a CDS encoding PorP/SprF family type IX secretion system membrane protein; translation: MPKLSFALLCVLTLFTIRANAQQPTRYTQYMNNLTLLNPAYSLVDNTGSISTLVRKQLIGINGAPATYAINGNLPIESINGSAGFIVQNDEIAVEHQFQANAYFAKAIQLTETDFLGVSLNGGFKNYRANYSQLDDNDPQFRNDVRETRPNIGFGVIYFTKDYYLGISAPELTLRSLGTASVQTGSNFRNHYYLSGAYLATVGDDVQFKPAALVGLTRGQDALVNVSGTLYLKETLGIGANYSTNKQVAGILSINTSTIKIGYSYQFNASSGLSNSYSAAHEVTLSYRFGKNATNNRLL
- a CDS encoding cadherin-like beta sandwich domain-containing protein, with the translated sequence MLKHLLLLKKHFSKLPGLGVAFVLMLMLLGLAGSSQAQVYYLTNDATSGSSSGTDGISRMGYDGASATALGSGFTNSPALLQVDLPNNRAFVYEAFSSSPPTNLAIKVVNLTSGAVITTIPLALTGRIQSIKYDPINDYIYYVVQDATPTSASTTNDALIRVKPDGTGSTTLITGFCTNPSFLALDIAHNRVFVYQNLFSDHSFKVLTLSGNTASLTATLPTATVPAPMVGVDCEYDAATDYIYFLTSDNAAGTTATANDALYKMHSDGTGQTTVKASVIPSVQYQLALDAGNNRAFLIDNSSSEKAIYSVSLADGTTTKVKTVFGVTSSLITGIWVPARAILSTTAASNISSTTVTLGGNITRSDVSVTERGVVYSSSNTTPTTADSKVTGGTGTGSFTVNTSGLSPVTTYYVRAYAISGAGTSYGSVQTFTTLSNDASLSALTTSSGSLSPSFSGSTTAYNVSVSNATTSITVTPTRNNANATIKVNGTAVTSGTASGSISLNVGDNTITVVGLAQDGITTRTYTLTVNRAKFTQVITFAALPSKTYGNADFAPGATVNSSLTVSYSSDNTAVATIVGGQIHVVSAGTANITASQAGDANNLAAANVTQSLTVSKAAVTVTANAASKTYGDADPSLTYGITTGALVGSDTFSGSLSRAAGTDAGTYAITQGSLALSANYTLSFVGANLTVNKRPITIAPVPASKVYGDADPGAYPYNIAGSGLAGSDGMSGSFTRAAGEIPGTYALALGTKHPINSTTGVDQSNNYTLTFTPEYLTISKRAITLKPQPATKVYGSADPAFPYQFVVGSVAPGEGMTGSFGRAAGEDVGTYALTLGTKGPVNASTGVSTADYYTISFVSDNLTITKKTINVTANLASKVYGDADPTLPYTADALSFGDTFTGALTRAAGESVGTYAISQGTLALNAGNYTLNFTGSTFTISKKVISVTANAATKAYGDADPAFTYTADALVGSDSFSGSLTRSPGEIPGNYAINQGSLALSNNYTISYTSADLTIGKRSITVNANLINKQYGDADPALTYTLTGSLVTGDAFSGSLSRQAGESTGSYVIQKGTLTAGAYYDITFNENDFVIAKRNVTVNINSASKYYGDPDPDFTYTIVSGSLLPGDHFTGALTRAAGETGVQNYAITRGTLAIDNPDYTLSVTPSVLAINQAPLTVTVDNKTKKQGEANPVFTFTYSGFKNGEGPADLVSQAQATTTAGTNSPAGTYSIYAGYVASPNYTANYVDGVLTILPVSHDASLSNITLAGLSLSPAFDSATTFYEADAGDANSVTITPTVNEAHATLTINGDVATSGSAKTYSLYGGTNYIQVNVTAEDGTSTNSYLVLVNKNRAVDANLTALSIGGNAVPGFDPNVTTYALSVPYSTASVTVAAVLSDPHGMVSLNVNGTPVEGGAESPVNLIEGDNVIKVKVRAENPSVSKTYTVTVHRAEKVNDASLASLTTSPVSLLVSTSVSGTVVNYTTSVDPAAGSISLIATAKYALSTIKINGVTTPSGAASAPISLTDATTVISTVVTAPDGVTTKTYNITVNKTGSNDALVGLTMDPSSILVSAGVVGNQTTYNTSVAAGTTSVRITPKGRDANVSVKINDVPVANQTQSAPIPLNASGVTPVTVVATAQDGVTVRNYVINVSRNGSNNVNLAGIKFSAPSTTVVTSNDAELARYTVTVGSTVSSITLQPTLQDPNATLYVNGLPQASGAVSDPINLFSDRPTPVNVYVAAQDGVSGKLYIYSFVRSDAQNTTLTLKLDPSSVLIKTGTTANVITYTTSVSADVSSVTITPTAAVTGTSIKVNGSVVNSGSASAPIALNATGTTSIGVVITAADGITTKTNTVIVSKTGSNNASASFRLNVAGVPVVTSSSGSVYNYSVSVDNAVNSVKVIPTTQNAFATTMINGLAVANNTESASIALNASGETIVTAIVTAEDGLTTKTYNIAIKKNGSNDALVGLKTDVNSVLVSTGIAGNQTRLVTSVGADVSSLRLTATGRDPNVTIKMNGVPVLNGVASDPIALNATGVTTVTTEVTAQDGVTVRIFILEISRNGSNNAGLASFKFTPALSLTTVSNTTTAAVSTATVANSVSSVKVTPVAINAGATITVNGSPVNSGVLSDAIALAVGINTVTIAVTAEDGVTTKTYTVNITRDAGGSSFVARNNFDATNEAAALTVHSAVSPNGDGINDVLTIDGINSYPENKLSIINSTGLAVNEIKNYDNSTRVFDGHAQNGTLQKPGTYFYVLEYQDGKETKRKTGYIILKY
- a CDS encoding methionyl-tRNA formyltransferase, yielding MKIGIVSNSKICIPLLSYLSNYNKAGVMLYLGKSENPDLNINEIIGFCKARNISVYTEHDKEELYAWQQMLNPDILFFSGYSHKVSVARLEDVKYGVYNIHFGKLPVFRGPSPVFWQLKKGEPNLSLTIHRLSDKFDSGAVVWEHHIKNEEHCNYSYVNDVFSDLQVRGVLDVLEYISHNRPLNQVAQDETRAVYYNKPQLADIMINWEQMTAREIINLIKACTPWNRGASSLINGHELKILDAEQVPVARANTAPGTIDITNKTFNVTCVNGASLNVNFFNINNTSIPARHAGFYGLKTGQQFMSKL